From Daucus carota subsp. sativus chromosome 6, DH1 v3.0, whole genome shotgun sequence:
GTGTGGCTCATTTTCTGTTATATCTTACGTCCCAGGAACATGGAAATCAACATGTACATACTCCAGTTACATAGCTAACCAAAAGCCAGTATGTTGTGCTTCACTGTCAACGTTTTACAGTGCTACGATTAGTTCATGCCCAAACTGTACATGTGCATGCAGAGAACCTGGACAGAACACAACAAAATGCATAAGGTTTGTTATATTTACTATTCTTTGTTACATGTACCTTCTAAAACGTGAGCATGATGCCAAATGCATTTACAATTTTACATTGCTCCTCTATTTCTCCTAATTGATACTTTTGTGCTTTTTGGTGTTATTTAGAGACGACAAAAGCTTATGGCAACCAAGTTCCTTATCCAGTCCACACATAGTGCGATGCACTAATCATATGTGCCCAGTTCGAGTTCACTGGCATGTTAAGAACAACTACAGGGATTACTGGAGGGTGAAACTGACCATCTCTAACTATGACTACAACAAAAGTTTATCAAACTGGAATGTGTTGATTCAGCATCCTGGCTTCAGTAAACCTGCATTGACTTATAGCTTTAATAGTACACTTCTTTCATCTGCTGGAGTTCCAGGTACTTGCGTGTCATTTTGAGAACCAAGTTCTTGACAGAGCATTGTTATTTCTTCCTCGTAATGTTGGTAATGTAATTGCAGACGATGTTGCATTGTTCTGGGGGCTAGAAAACTACAACAGCGATGTACTTACTGCTGATGATACACAAGTTGGTTCCGTGACAACAGACATAATTCTGGAGAAGgacttaaaaatatttacacTTGATAATGGATGGGCATTACCaagaaaagtatatatcaaTGGTGAGAACTGTGAAATGGCTCTTCCAGACACGTTCCCCGGGCTTCCAAGTGGTAGCTCCAAACAAGAAGCTACTGGTGCACACTTCATGCTTCTGTTTTTGCTTGTGCTTCATTTAACTTTGAATTTAAAACATGTTTCCTCTTAATTATCAGCTGGTTTAAGCCATTCATGTAGTAGATTGATTTTGTTGTACATCCAATTCCCAGGCACTTGATAGTCATTGTTAAGTGGTCatttattaaatcaaatttcGGTTCCAATCGTTCACCAGTGTATAAAAtgtatcttcttttttttatttgcgAGTTCTgttgaagtgtttggataatGTAACTTACAAGTTATTTAAGTGTTTAGATAATTTTACTTGGaatgtttggtaatttaaaaaaatagagtATTACTAGAAAAAGAATATTGAAAGGAAGTAGAATTTGCAGAAAAAGAGCAACCTTTCTCTACTTCCTATTTCTCTTTTCAGAACTTTTTAGAAgtgtttctacttatttacgtgcaaacgggtcaagaaaagtagaagctgattttttattaaaatgtcATTACACTGCTGCTGCCTGGTGAGCAGCTGAATAACAACTCATCAAGCTCATGTAATATCTGTTGTATATGAAGTATCCAGTCATTGTTAGAAACTAAATAATGCAGCACATATATCATGAACAAACCCTGTACCAAATATTCACCAACAAGCCCAAAACTTATGCATGAACATCTTACTTCTCAACTGAACCCCACAAGTGGCTAAACTATATAAATCCCATTGCAAGTCATCAAGTGTCAGCACTGGGCGAGGACACCGGATCAAGCGATATTTGAAGTTTACGAGGAAAAAAAGATGGTGAGTGCAGAGATAATGCAAGAATCAAAGAGGGCCAACCCTGGAAAAGCTACCATTTTGGCTCTTGGCAAAGCATTTCCACACCAGCTTGTTATGCAAGAGTTTCTTGTCGATGGCTACTTCAGGAACACTAACTGCGATGATCCAGAGCTCAAGCGGAAGCTTACTCGACTCTGTAAGTTCAATTTGTCATTTTCTTCACTGGTTTGCAGCATTAAGTATTACTGACAGTGTAGTTTATAGGTAAAACGACCACTGTGAAGACAAGATATGTGGTCATGTCAGATGAGATCCTAGAAAACTATCCTGAGCTAGCTCTCGAAGGCGTTCCTACCATTACCCAACGCTTGGATATTTGCAACAAAGCTGTCACTCAAATGGCCATTGAAGCTTCTCAAGATTGCATCAAGAAATGGGGCAGACCTGTATCAGACATAACCCACTTGGTTTATGTTTCCTCAAGCGAAGCTCGGCTGCCAGGGGGAGACATTTACCTAGCAAAAGGGATCGGGCTAAAGCCTGAAACTAATCGGGTTATGCTCTACTTTGCAGGCTGCTCGGGAGGCGTTGCTGGTTTACGAGTAGCCAAGGACATAGCAGAGAACAATCCAGGGAGCAGAGTTTTGCTGGCTACTTCTGAAACAACCATTATAGGATTTAAACCACCAAATGTAAATCGGCCTTATGATCTAGTTGGAGTTGCACTATTCGGAGACGGAGCTGGAGCTATGATGATTGGCGCGGACGCCATCCCCTGGGTTGAAAGGCCTCTCTTTGAGTTGCATACTGCAATCCAGCATTTCTTACCGGACACTGAAAAGATAATAGATGGACGTCTCACAGAAGAGGGGATAAGTTTTACGCTCGCGAGAGAGCTTCCCCAGATAATCGAGGATAATATTGGGGATTTCTGCAACAAGTTGATGAAAGTTGCAGGAAATGGTGAAAGAGACTATAACAATATGTTTTGGGCAGTCCATCCCGGGGGACCTGCCATTTTGAATCGGCTGGAGAAGAAGCTCGACTTGTCGCCAGACAAACTGAACGCCAGCAGGCGTGCACTCGAAGACTATGGGAACGCCAGCAGCAACACCATTGTGTATGTGATGGAGTACATGATGGAAGAGAACTTGAAAGTAAAGAAAGAAGGTGAAGCTGATACAGAGTGGGGGCTGATTCTAGCTTTTGGGCCGGGGGTCACATTTGAGGGCATCCTGACAAGGAACCTCAGCGTCTGATTGTGATTTCATTCACATATATTCCTCAAATCAACTAGCTTAACACTACCCCATAAGCAAGGAATTTGAGCCAGTTGTATTGAGTGGCCATTTCACAATTACCTAAATACAGGATCACTTAGTTATAACCAATATGTTTAATGTTGCCTCTTCATTCTTTACTAGAAGATTTACAAGTATGTGCCAAGTGCAGTTCGCATCAAACGACATCCCATATAAATTGTAAAATTAGCTCATCTAGATTGGCACAACAAGGTCAAGTTATACGAATTCAGATAAACATCAGATACATTAGATTTCCATTAACATCCCACACCATCTTTACATACCCTCCATGTAATTGATTTTTCAGTCAACATACGGTGTAACCACCCTCAGGTAACATGGACTCTGTGGAGtgctaaaatataaatattgctCGTAAAGAGTAAACCACCATTCTGAGCTAACTTTCTGACGAATCACATCCTGCGTTAGACGACTCCAGATGGAAGGCGCAACACAAGTTGTCCCCCAAAGACGCTGCATTAACAAACGAAACAcaatttatagaaaaaaattTACTGTATCAACTATCATGTAGATATCTTCTTAGAAAAACTCGTCATATTACCTTAATACATAGTAATAACAAAAGTCTGCTAATATGAATGTTTGAACAACTTCTGAAATAAGAACCATGGAAGGCCAGAGTCCATATCCTAGGGCAGTAAGCAGATGGCCACGAGTGTCCAAAACCTGAGTGGAAATAGCATTGATAATTTGATATTTAGTCATCGGACTTATCCACCGATGGATTTGTAAATGGGTTTATACATTTCTCATGAGCCGCGTGATATCTATTGAATTAGTCTGGGGTACAATATATGATTTGTCATGCATTATCTTGGACCTCCAACATATACTCAGAACTTACAACTCTACATCCTCAACATATACCAAGACATCTAAAGAAAAATTTCATACTCTAGAATAAGTAAAACTCACAAGTAATGCCCAAGTCATATTTGGCTATTCGTGCAACAGATGATGCTTCTCTCAATCAAACTTTCAATACTTATATTGTTGAGGTGCTTGTAGTTATATTAACATACACTACCAAAATAGTTCACAGCAGAGTCACCTATTTAATTGTTTAAGTTTAGAAAAAAGCAAACCTGGAGAACCCAGTGAGCACAGCTCAAGAACCTCGCAACACCCAAAGCAAACACATAATGAGCTGTGAAAGGTTCTACAATCTGCAAATACAGAGGATAAAGGGTCAAAAGAACTAAAGGGACACACTAGCAGTTGATGTCATAAAAGGGAGTAGATTGTAATTCTAGTACACTGAGACAACCTTTGTATTTTGCATGACCCGCAACTGGGGTAAAACAGAAACAGATTCTAGATACACACAGAACCCCCAAAAGATTCTATTGATAACATGATGCGATGTAGATGGATGAATCAACAGAGCTAATACCGCACAAGGAGCCACCTACAACACGATTCAAGTTCCAACCATAATTACACTTAAAAAGTTTATACGCGCAAAAGGAGGAAATGTGGAGAACTAAAGCAGCAGGTTTTAAAAAGTTAAACAAGAAATTTAGTGCTAAAAGCCAAGCTAGTTAGACAAAGAAAACAAGGTCCCACACACCACTACATGACTACCAGTACAAATATggttaaaaacataataatactGCACAGTAGAAAGTTTTCTGTTTGTAGATTCCCATTTCTTCCCCACAATATTTGCTAATAAGTATGCCAAATATACCTGATCATACTCCAGGGCCCAGGCAAAACAACACTGGCTATCATTaccatttattataaaataagaggGCATGAGTGAGGAGTAAGGGATGGaagggagagggggagggaggaGAGGAGAGAAGAGGAGGGGGTAGAGAGTCATTGGCAACAgtgtaaaatttatgaaaacctTACCACGTAATGTATTTCAAAGTTATCTTTTTCCTCCATATAACTTGATCGCAGTTTATGACGCATCATATAAATGACCCACATGGTAGCACCTAATGTAGCTAAATCAAGCAAGGTGTGTATATCATATTCCATGACGAAACTGCAATACAGTCTAACAGCCAAAAACAATGCTGTTAGTTCCTGCGATTTGAGTGACAGCCCTACAATAAGGAAAAGGAGATTAGAGGTTGTTAAATGTAAGCCTCACGAAGAGAGATGGAAACCCATAAAATCAGAGAATAACAAAACGATCCAGATTTCCAGGATACAGTGGAAAAACAATATGATTGTGATTGTAAATATGTCATTTTTAGTCTTGCGCACTAGAAAACTTGAACAGTTTAACTAACATATCTAATTCACATATTATGACAGAATAAAATATAGATACAGGTCTATTTTGGAAATTATTGCCAATACAATCTATTATCTGAACACATAAGTTCTAGCACAATTCAGTGAAAACTGGTAAAGCCAAGTTTCTTGTgttaaactaattaaaataaagtGCATTCTATTACTGTTTTCTGTTTCTGCTATCATACAATTTGATACAGCAGGGAGTGATTATGAGCAAGGATTCAGAATTCAGTTTATCTATAGTTAAGGTTTAGGAATAAATTTAATTGTCATTTACTATAAAGTTATATATCTATTAAGTAGACTATTAGCCTGTCGAAAAAAttagaattcatatatataGTGTGATAGCTGTGTACTACATAATAAAGAATTTCACCAGATACTTGATGTTGCAGAATTCTACTTATATAAGGAGATTTGATCTATTATTACACTTCTATTGGTTATTGAAGTTGAGATTGTTCCATTTCTATGGGTTGCGTTCCAAAGAAATTCTCTCTTCTACGGTTGagttaaaatagtaatttttctCTGGTTAATTTACAAGCCTATGTTGTATTGTTTTTTCCCCATTTTTCCTTCTGTTTAATGTAATAATGTGATGTAGCAGGATGATGCCACAGATCTTATTTTCAGGCACTACATATGCTCGTGAAGCACAATATTGAACatccttttaaaatttttaaaattattactccCATCACACGTCATTTTACTAAAAGaaatctctctcacacacaaaatataaattttagttattagacACAATTAGTCAATAAGAACAAATAAAGTGTGTATTTACCGAAAAAGTCTGAATGTATCTCACATGAATATCTATTGTAAGTAgtacaaaatacaaaaaaaatgttttctGTTTTCTAATAACAGAAAAACGGTTTCAGAAACTAGCTGTGGTGTTTGCCCGATTTCTAGAAAcagttttcaaaaaatatatataaccagaaaacaagaaaaagttGCATCTGAAAAAATAAAACCGAAACAATGTCAAACAACAGCTAAAAATCAGGTTTTGAATTTTAAGCATATGCCAAAGAAGCGAGTAAATGGAAAATCTTATGTGGTGTTTAGTActgtttctattttttatttaggaaaacaaaattttgttttctagTTATTTAGTTGTTATTTCGCTTCATAAGTAAAATTCTATTTTATGTTTTTACAGAAGAAAAAACAATTTTCAGAATATAATAGTTGTGTTTGGTCCAGCTTTTAAAAACGATTTTTACATAATATAACAAAAGAACAGTTTTTAAAaacagaaaacaaaaaataaaaaacatgaaaCAAGACCAAACACCTCATTTGTTCTAAAAATTGtgtttatgtttttaaaaacatGAAGCCAGAACAAGAACTTGGTTTTTCATGCTTAACAAGCCTGGGGATGTCAATGGGCATTCTATAATATCCATCATCAGCCCCACTTCAGCGTATATGAATATATTGTACCCATAACTGATTCATGTGGGAATGAACGGGAGCGTATATTATTACtactcattaaaaaaaatttatttatttattattacttaatctatataaaatatatctttgtTAGTATAGAAAATATTCGcataaaaagtattttcttacatttaatatatttttgacttctatatatttgtaatttattatatgaatttaaatatgaaattaaatatattataaatttcaattatattattaagaatatatatatatatatagatatagatagataggcaattgctcaaatagacAAATACAAACCAGAAAAACCACCCCTAAGCTCACCCCCTATATGTGATCACCTACCTAGTAGCCAACCTCACCTCACTCAATTCACCCCGGGCCTAATAGAGCCTGACCAAGGCTCCAGACAGGCGTTGGACAGGCTCTAAATAGCCCTAAGAGCCAAGTTGTGGCCTCACCACGGTCCCCCTAGGCCGCACCCCGACGCTACTAGGCCTCACTTAATCCCCGTCTAGACCCCCTCTGTCccgtatatatataaaaaacttcATAGAATACCCTCTTATATAGAGTTCAATGGcatttcattataaaaatatacataaaacatatatttatcaattttttataaaatatatttatgaatctaattagtaaattaaaatgaaattatacaaCTTTTTTATTCCAAGAATCACCGAAATTATGCAATATTCCAGCATTATTCTACAACATAACATTAATTATCCAGAAGTTACTCTACTCTGAAACCACTTTCGAAATCAACTTTTTTGTTCAAATTACAagtgttaaattaattattatatttatgggTCATGTTCCACTTAGAAACCTTAGCCTAAGAACCCTTAGAACCTTtagccttatttctagtattcaTTAGGAatctgcagcagaactgcacAAGCAAAAAATGTCGtgcttatatattatatgttgaaattatttttgaacaaagacaacgatgcaaaaaacatgtttttagatttagatcctgaaaatctatttaaatttaGAGTTCTGTAGGAAAACCTTAATGGTTCTAAGGTTCCATTTTAAGAaccggttctctcttgagcgcgacccgaTATTAAATTATTCGATATTAGAATGACAATTATATATACTCAATAacagaatatataataaaactaatgATTTGTGATCATATACTACAaaattctactccctccgtccctatttatctgtccatttatactttcaaaactaatttaatgatagtttttcaaatatatctccataatttcaattttcaagactttgacttatttaaaacttagtTGAATTcgtgttttcaagacataaagtaggagtattccaccattttcaagatattaattagaggtatttaatgaaaaagtttatacaatcaattatttcttggtatgtgttttttttttccaaaatggacagataaaaagggacggagggagtatataaaagGGATCTCTATAGAATGTTTAGCataaatatgtataattaatatataaatagcgTAAGCTGGGGAAACCATATCCATATCTGCCCTTTATCGgcattttttaaaaagaatttgtaGGCCACCATTATCTGGTCAACTCAGTGCATTATAGGAATTGACCAGTGTGGATGGTACGGATGTGATGCGAATCATAATCGATAACTGCAGGGTATAGAGATTGTCATTTCTGATATAATCCAAGTGTAAGCTC
This genomic window contains:
- the LOC108224623 gene encoding type III polyketide synthase B, whose amino-acid sequence is MVSAEIMQESKRANPGKATILALGKAFPHQLVMQEFLVDGYFRNTNCDDPELKRKLTRLCKTTTVKTRYVVMSDEILENYPELALEGVPTITQRLDICNKAVTQMAIEASQDCIKKWGRPVSDITHLVYVSSSEARLPGGDIYLAKGIGLKPETNRVMLYFAGCSGGVAGLRVAKDIAENNPGSRVLLATSETTIIGFKPPNVNRPYDLVGVALFGDGAGAMMIGADAIPWVERPLFELHTAIQHFLPDTEKIIDGRLTEEGISFTLARELPQIIEDNIGDFCNKLMKVAGNGERDYNNMFWAVHPGGPAILNRLEKKLDLSPDKLNASRRALEDYGNASSNTIVYVMEYMMEENLKVKKEGEADTEWGLILAFGPGVTFEGILTRNLSV
- the LOC108224624 gene encoding uncharacterized protein LOC108224624 — protein: MRPPKRPIHVISTWVRRQPPKVKAFLAVVAGMSALVVLRAIVHDHDNLFVAAEAVHSIGISLLIYKIMKEKTCAGLSLKSQELTALFLAVRLYCSFVMEYDIHTLLDLATLGATMWVIYMMRHKLRSSYMEEKDNFEIHYVVAPCAVLALLIHPSTSHHVINRIFWGFCVYLESVSVLPQLRVMQNTKIVEPFTAHYVFALGVARFLSCAHWVLQVLDTRGHLLTALGYGLWPSMVLISEVVQTFILADFCYYYVLSVFGGQLVLRLPSGVV
- the LOC108225832 gene encoding COBRA-like protein 2 — translated: MEFNISQVWRYSLMLMLLVGKSTFADGYDPLDPNGNIAITFDITQYTDDGYVARVTIQNFYQYRLVGKPGWRIGWTWANNEVIWSMSGAFATKQGNCTAFKYQQPHCCMKTPHIADLMPGALPQNMSDGCCHGGVLAASAINPRESYSSFEIKVGNLGRNSSESKPLNLTLLAPGPGYTCGAIEDTDPTKSSVIGGRREEQVFRTWKSTCTYSSYIANQKPVCCASLSTFYSATISSCPNCTCACREPGQNTTKCIRDDKSLWQPSSLSSPHIVRCTNHMCPVRVHWHVKNNYRDYWRVKLTISNYDYNKSLSNWNVLIQHPGFSKPALTYSFNSTLLSSAGVPDDVALFWGLENYNSDVLTADDTQVGSVTTDIILEKDLKIFTLDNGWALPRKVYINGENCEMALPDTFPGLPSGSSKQEATGAHFMLLFLLVLHLTLNLKHVSS